In Bradyrhizobium lablabi, one DNA window encodes the following:
- a CDS encoding lytic murein transglycosylase: MTPMFPRFPLKALALSAVLAIPGALALPLTSGLAASCGTGNFDAWLNDFKTEAAAKGISQAAIAAGLNGVTLDQGVLSRDRSQKVFNQTFEEFSGRMVPPRLTRGANMMKQYGSVLSRIEQTYGVPGEVLVAIWGLETDFGVNPGKFPTIRSLATLAYDCRRADTFRSELMDALRIIERGDLSPQEMRGAWAGELGQTQFMPSSYIKYAVDFDGNGRRDLLRSAPDVLASTANYLASYGWQRGKGWEAGSANFAVIQQWNKSEVYAKTIAYFASQLARQP; encoded by the coding sequence ATGACTCCCATGTTCCCTCGTTTCCCTCTCAAAGCCCTCGCACTGAGCGCGGTGCTGGCGATACCGGGAGCACTGGCGCTCCCGCTGACATCGGGACTGGCGGCATCCTGCGGTACCGGCAACTTCGACGCCTGGCTCAACGATTTCAAAACCGAAGCCGCCGCCAAAGGAATCTCCCAGGCCGCGATCGCGGCCGGCCTGAACGGCGTCACGCTGGATCAGGGGGTGCTGTCGCGGGATCGCTCGCAGAAGGTGTTCAACCAAACTTTTGAGGAGTTTTCCGGCCGCATGGTGCCGCCGCGCCTTACCCGCGGCGCCAACATGATGAAGCAATATGGTTCGGTGCTGAGCCGGATCGAACAAACCTACGGCGTGCCGGGTGAGGTGCTGGTGGCGATTTGGGGGCTGGAGACCGATTTCGGCGTCAACCCCGGAAAGTTTCCGACCATCCGCTCGCTGGCGACGCTGGCCTATGATTGCCGCCGCGCCGACACCTTCCGCAGCGAGTTGATGGATGCGCTGCGCATCATCGAGCGCGGCGACCTCTCGCCCCAGGAGATGCGCGGCGCCTGGGCCGGCGAGCTCGGCCAGACCCAGTTCATGCCGTCGTCCTACATCAAATATGCGGTCGATTTCGACGGTAACGGCCGCCGTGACCTGTTGCGCAGCGCGCCCGATGTGCTGGCCTCGACGGCGAATTACCTTGCGAGCTATGGCTGGCAGCGCGGCAAGGGCTGGGAGGCCGGCAGCGCCAATTTCGCGGTGATCCAGCAATGGAACAAGAGCGAGGTTTACGCGAAGACGATTGCGTATTTTGCGAGCCAGCTCGCGCGCCAGCCTTAA
- a CDS encoding DUF2189 domain-containing protein, with protein sequence MATPYQGNVTSQVQTAQDSAAGPVIRTIGLSDVHEALRLGWEDFKAVPSHAIILCVIYPVLGLVLARTVLGYSVLPLLFPLAAGFALLGPFAALGLYELSRRREAGEPASAWDALEVVRSPSFGAMLGLGVLLLALFVTWVATAQEIYVMAFGYVPAADMPDFVERVLTTPQGWWLIVVGCGVGFLFAVVALCVSVVSFPLMLDRHAGALEAMVTSLRAVAKNRVPMAAWGLIVAVLLVLGSLPAFLGLAIVIPLLGHATWHLYRKVIAPDPTLRPFPPRPPRERRPAADFPANLFPWRRKSDG encoded by the coding sequence ATGGCCACTCCATACCAAGGCAATGTCACGTCACAGGTTCAGACCGCGCAAGACAGCGCGGCCGGGCCCGTCATCCGAACCATCGGCCTGTCCGACGTGCACGAAGCGCTGCGGCTTGGCTGGGAGGATTTCAAGGCGGTGCCAAGCCACGCCATTATCCTCTGCGTGATCTATCCGGTGCTCGGCCTGGTGCTGGCGCGCACGGTGCTCGGCTATTCGGTGCTGCCGCTGTTGTTTCCGCTTGCTGCCGGATTTGCCCTGCTCGGCCCGTTCGCGGCGCTTGGTCTGTATGAACTCAGCCGCCGCCGCGAGGCCGGCGAACCGGCTTCGGCCTGGGATGCTCTTGAAGTGGTGCGCTCGCCGTCGTTCGGCGCCATGCTCGGCCTCGGCGTGCTGTTGCTGGCGCTGTTCGTGACCTGGGTGGCCACCGCGCAGGAAATTTACGTGATGGCGTTCGGTTACGTCCCCGCGGCCGACATGCCGGATTTCGTTGAGCGGGTGCTGACGACCCCGCAAGGGTGGTGGCTGATCGTGGTCGGATGCGGCGTCGGATTCCTGTTCGCCGTGGTGGCACTGTGTGTCAGCGTAGTCTCGTTCCCGTTGATGCTCGATCGTCACGCCGGCGCGCTCGAAGCCATGGTGACGTCGCTGCGCGCCGTGGCGAAAAACCGGGTGCCGATGGCGGCCTGGGGATTGATCGTCGCGGTGCTGCTGGTTCTGGGATCGCTGCCGGCCTTTTTGGGCCTCGCCATCGTCATCCCGCTGCTCGGCCATGCCACCTGGCATCTCTATCGCAAGGTGATCGCGCCTGATCCCACGCTGCGCCCCTTCCCGCCGCGCCCGCCGCGCGAACGGCGCCCGGCAGCGGATTTCCCGGCCAATTTGTTTCCGTGGCGGCGTAAATCCGACGGATAG
- a CDS encoding DUF3597 domain-containing protein, with the protein MSIFGKIMSAIFGTTANATTASAGAAAGTGSAPGSATASSSSSAAPAQSVDVAPILDKAVAAKKEKLEWRTSIVDLMKALDIDSSLGARKELAKELGYTGDTGDSATMNVWLHKQVMAKLAANGGKLPADIKW; encoded by the coding sequence ATGAGTATTTTCGGAAAAATCATGAGCGCGATCTTCGGGACCACGGCCAACGCCACGACCGCGAGCGCCGGTGCAGCCGCAGGCACGGGGTCGGCTCCCGGATCGGCCACCGCGTCTTCGTCTTCATCGGCGGCTCCTGCGCAGTCGGTCGATGTCGCGCCGATCCTGGACAAGGCCGTCGCCGCCAAAAAGGAAAAACTGGAATGGCGCACGTCGATCGTCGATCTGATGAAAGCGCTCGATATCGATTCCAGCCTCGGCGCGCGCAAGGAACTGGCGAAAGAGCTCGGCTACACCGGCGACACCGGTGATTCCGCAACCATGAACGTCTGGCTGCACAAGCAGGTGATGGCGAAGCTCGCCGCGAACGGCGGCAAGCTTCCGGCCGACATCAAATGGTGA
- a CDS encoding DUF1127 domain-containing protein produces the protein MLIASIALIRRYARYRSELNCINRLDERTLRDIGFSRCELTTAAWRNTARRQWP, from the coding sequence ATGTTGATCGCTTCAATCGCCCTGATCAGGCGATACGCCCGCTATCGATCCGAACTCAACTGCATCAACCGGCTCGACGAGCGCACGCTGCGCGACATTGGGTTCAGCCGCTGCGAACTCACGACCGCGGCCTGGCGGAACACCGCGCGCCGGCAATGGCCGTAA
- a CDS encoding GNAT family N-acetyltransferase, with translation MATGSVRDNKAKGRFELDVGDAIAFANYRLTPSTVIITHTETPPSLRGRGIASELVQGALQLIRTDGLKVVAGCGFVVDYLQKHPEFADLVG, from the coding sequence ATGGCGACAGGCAGCGTTCGTGACAACAAGGCCAAGGGCCGCTTCGAACTCGACGTCGGGGACGCGATTGCGTTTGCGAATTATCGCCTGACGCCATCGACCGTCATCATCACCCACACCGAGACGCCGCCAAGCTTGCGCGGCCGCGGCATCGCCTCCGAACTGGTGCAAGGCGCGCTGCAATTGATCCGCACCGACGGACTAAAGGTCGTCGCCGGTTGCGGCTTTGTGGTGGATTATTTGCAGAAGCATCCGGAATTTGCCGATCTGGTGGGGTGA
- a CDS encoding tetratricopeptide repeat protein, which translates to MRVLSMLAASLFGAVLALAHPLRVAAQGDQVLSDKGWQACIGAVSSADDRVSACTAVIDAKAATGRKLAAAYCNRGHGLTEKRELDAALADLDEAIKIDPAFPCAYTNRGRVYAFRHDLDRAIADYDEAIRVDPSFALAYNNRGDAWLGKGDADRALADFNNAVKLDPKLAIAYGNRGYLYYLRRDFAHATQDYGMQIKLSPDVLAYINRGNVYRDSEQLDRAATDYAEAIKLAPTDARGWRNRGMIRLFQGDNKGGLADYDKALQYDPDDAVSWNNRAQAKLRLGDKKGAIADFRQALRLRSDLRNARDGLAQLGASP; encoded by the coding sequence ATGCGTGTTTTGTCGATGTTGGCGGCTTCGCTATTCGGCGCAGTGTTGGCGCTCGCGCACCCGCTGCGGGTGGCCGCCCAGGGCGATCAGGTGCTGAGCGATAAAGGCTGGCAGGCCTGCATCGGCGCCGTCAGCTCAGCGGACGACAGAGTATCGGCCTGCACGGCGGTCATCGACGCCAAGGCGGCGACGGGACGCAAGCTCGCCGCCGCGTATTGCAACCGCGGCCACGGCCTTACCGAAAAGCGCGAGCTCGACGCCGCGCTCGCCGATCTGGACGAGGCGATCAAGATCGATCCGGCCTTTCCTTGCGCCTATACCAACCGCGGTCGCGTTTATGCCTTCAGGCACGATCTCGATCGCGCGATAGCCGATTATGATGAGGCCATCCGCGTCGATCCCTCCTTCGCGCTCGCCTACAACAACCGCGGCGACGCCTGGCTCGGCAAGGGTGATGCCGATCGCGCGCTGGCCGATTTCAACAATGCCGTCAAACTCGATCCGAAGCTCGCCATCGCCTACGGCAACCGCGGCTATCTCTATTATCTCAGGCGTGACTTTGCGCATGCGACCCAGGATTACGGCATGCAGATAAAGCTTTCGCCTGACGTGCTGGCCTATATCAACCGCGGCAATGTCTACCGCGATTCCGAACAGCTCGACCGTGCCGCCACGGATTATGCCGAAGCGATCAAACTCGCCCCGACCGACGCGCGGGGCTGGCGCAACCGCGGCATGATCCGCCTGTTTCAGGGCGACAACAAAGGCGGTCTCGCCGATTACGACAAGGCGCTGCAATACGATCCGGATGACGCCGTTTCCTGGAATAATCGCGCCCAGGCGAAGCTGCGGCTCGGCGACAAGAAAGGGGCGATCGCGGATTTCAGGCAGGCCCTGCGGCTTCGTTCCGATTTGCGCAACGCGCGCGACGGCCTGGCGCAGCTCGGCGCCTCGCCCTAA
- a CDS encoding GNAT family N-acetyltransferase has product MENEVSNNRTHHRYELTVDGHLAAAHYRIADGVITFIHTEVPPELGGKGIGSKLIKGALDQVRADGLKVIAQCPFVKAFIDKNAAYQDLLKS; this is encoded by the coding sequence ATGGAAAACGAAGTTTCCAATAACAGGACCCATCACCGTTACGAACTCACGGTCGACGGCCATCTCGCCGCGGCCCATTACAGAATCGCCGATGGCGTCATCACCTTCATCCACACGGAGGTGCCGCCCGAACTCGGCGGCAAGGGCATCGGTTCTAAACTGATCAAGGGCGCGCTCGACCAGGTGCGGGCCGATGGCCTGAAGGTGATCGCGCAGTGTCCGTTCGTGAAGGCCTTTATCGACAAGAATGCTGCCTATCAGGACTTGCTGAAAAGTTAG
- a CDS encoding SPW repeat domain-containing protein, whose amino-acid sequence MSDFRYFKTHRTWEDWAGMLLGVLIVLSPWFPTQAGHEVVDAERSYVILNTFAVGMLVFGLAQLEYVALRRWEEVAAILLALWLIFSPYVFGYSGDGLLRFYHSTLGGLVLLLAALQLWQDWDLSDQDMLKHGQ is encoded by the coding sequence ATGTCGGACTTTCGTTATTTCAAAACTCATCGGACATGGGAGGATTGGGCCGGCATGCTGCTTGGCGTGCTGATCGTCCTGTCGCCATGGTTTCCCACGCAGGCAGGCCATGAGGTTGTCGATGCCGAGCGCAGCTACGTGATCCTGAATACGTTTGCGGTCGGCATGCTGGTGTTTGGCCTTGCCCAGCTCGAATATGTCGCACTGCGGCGTTGGGAGGAGGTGGCCGCCATCCTGCTCGCTTTGTGGCTGATTTTCTCGCCCTACGTCTTCGGCTATTCCGGCGATGGGCTGCTGCGTTTCTACCACTCGACTCTTGGCGGACTCGTACTGCTGCTGGCGGCACTGCAGTTGTGGCAGGACTGGGACCTGAGCGATCAGGACATGCTCAAGCACGGGCAGTAA
- a CDS encoding pentapeptide repeat-containing protein, protein MGTVQRAIKFIRSDASKHLAKVGTFTLAVTVVSYWVSFQDRAASRQESAWATLRAAIVWTQQGDKKNWGNVGQLAAIETLTRHCSAWWRGTFVQSTFEIIFPDCIDLNSLSLERMELGALKGSGANFSHSNLACTNLAKADLRNATLDGSNFSGAYLGGTDFRGASLEDYPDFNLTNVSWIQFDTGTKIDPDRLKCACVDQNKGTDGRFYRQIQNSLPTRLSDVLNRVNICPSNTNTCEPHVQKNWKCVE, encoded by the coding sequence ATGGGTACCGTTCAGAGAGCCATAAAATTTATCCGTTCTGACGCCAGCAAGCACCTTGCGAAAGTTGGGACATTTACCTTAGCCGTCACTGTCGTGAGCTATTGGGTAAGCTTTCAGGATCGCGCCGCCAGCCGACAGGAAAGCGCCTGGGCAACCCTTCGAGCTGCGATCGTCTGGACTCAACAAGGAGATAAGAAAAATTGGGGAAATGTTGGCCAGCTTGCCGCAATTGAAACACTGACCCGACATTGCAGTGCTTGGTGGCGCGGAACATTCGTTCAATCGACATTCGAAATTATCTTCCCAGACTGTATCGATCTCAACTCGCTATCGCTGGAAAGAATGGAATTGGGTGCCCTAAAGGGATCCGGCGCCAATTTCTCTCACAGCAATTTAGCCTGTACGAATCTCGCCAAGGCCGACCTTCGCAATGCCACGCTTGACGGCTCGAATTTTAGCGGCGCCTACTTGGGAGGTACCGATTTCAGGGGCGCTTCTCTGGAAGACTATCCCGACTTCAATCTCACCAACGTTTCCTGGATACAATTTGATACAGGCACAAAGATTGATCCAGACCGTTTGAAATGTGCCTGCGTTGACCAAAATAAAGGTACCGACGGACGGTTCTACCGACAAATTCAAAACTCACTGCCGACGCGCTTGTCTGACGTGCTCAACCGGGTGAACATTTGCCCGAGTAACACCAATACCTGTGAGCCTCACGTGCAGAAGAATTGGAAATGTGTTGAGTAG
- a CDS encoding acyl-CoA synthetase codes for MGGAMRMSRRVMNLAHFLTQNARRHSERTGFVWGDRSWTWREIDAGVSQLAAALAARGIVKGDRILVHSKNCDEMFWSMFAAFRLGAVWVPTNFRLMPDEVAYLATASGAKAFLCHSDFPEHAAAVKAASPALGFTWRIADGSLGEKSVSEAIAAHAGARVDNAGVEYDDPCWFFFTSGTTGRSKAAVLTHGQMAFVVTNHLADLMPGTTEHDASLVVAPLSHGAGIHQLVQSARGAKTILLPSERFDVNEAFRLIETHRVSNLFTVPTILKLMVENPAIDHYDHSSLRYVIYAGAPMYREDQKAALKKLGHVLVQYFGLGEVTGNITVLPPALHHPEDGPQTRIGTCGFERTGMQVSIQDDQGRELKPFETGEICVIGPAVFAGYFDNPEANAKAFRDGWFRTGDLGHMDKEGFVYITGRASDMYISGGSNIYPREVEEKILTHPAIGEVAVLGVPDPVWGEVGVAVCVPREGASPVTELELAGYLATKMPRYKMPKRFFFWEALPKSGYGKIPKRLVRDELEARGLLDLTTKQTG; via the coding sequence ATGGGCGGCGCGATGCGCATGTCCCGCCGGGTGATGAATCTTGCGCATTTCTTGACCCAAAATGCGCGCCGGCACAGCGAGCGCACCGGCTTCGTCTGGGGCGACCGGTCCTGGACCTGGCGCGAGATCGACGCCGGCGTGTCGCAGCTTGCGGCGGCATTGGCCGCGCGCGGCATCGTCAAGGGCGACCGGATCCTGGTCCATTCGAAAAATTGCGACGAGATGTTCTGGTCGATGTTTGCGGCCTTTCGTTTGGGCGCGGTTTGGGTGCCGACCAATTTCAGGCTGATGCCGGACGAGGTCGCCTATCTCGCCACCGCCTCCGGCGCCAAGGCGTTCTTGTGTCATAGCGATTTTCCGGAGCATGCCGCCGCCGTCAAAGCCGCGAGCCCGGCGCTCGGCTTTACCTGGCGGATCGCCGACGGCTCGCTCGGCGAGAAATCCGTGAGCGAGGCGATCGCCGCGCATGCCGGCGCTCGCGTCGATAACGCCGGCGTCGAGTATGACGATCCCTGCTGGTTCTTTTTCACATCAGGCACCACCGGACGCTCCAAGGCGGCGGTATTGACCCATGGCCAGATGGCTTTTGTGGTGACGAACCATCTTGCCGACCTGATGCCCGGCACGACCGAGCACGATGCGTCGCTGGTGGTGGCTCCCTTGTCGCATGGCGCAGGCATCCATCAGCTGGTGCAGTCGGCGCGCGGCGCCAAAACGATCCTGCTGCCGTCGGAGCGTTTTGACGTCAACGAAGCCTTCCGACTGATCGAAACGCATCGCGTCAGCAACCTCTTCACCGTGCCGACCATCCTGAAGTTGATGGTCGAAAACCCCGCCATCGATCATTACGACCATTCCTCGCTGCGCTATGTCATCTATGCCGGAGCGCCGATGTATCGCGAGGACCAGAAGGCCGCACTGAAAAAGCTCGGCCATGTCTTGGTGCAATATTTTGGCCTCGGCGAAGTCACCGGCAATATCACCGTGCTGCCGCCGGCGCTGCATCATCCCGAGGACGGGCCACAGACGCGGATCGGCACCTGCGGTTTCGAGCGCACGGGCATGCAGGTCTCGATCCAGGACGATCAGGGGCGCGAACTAAAGCCGTTCGAGACCGGTGAGATCTGTGTCATCGGCCCTGCCGTGTTCGCCGGCTATTTTGATAATCCCGAGGCGAATGCAAAAGCGTTTCGCGATGGCTGGTTCCGTACCGGCGATCTCGGCCACATGGACAAAGAGGGTTTTGTCTATATCACCGGCCGCGCTTCCGACATGTACATATCGGGCGGATCCAACATCTACCCGCGCGAGGTGGAAGAAAAAATCCTCACCCATCCCGCGATCGGCGAGGTCGCCGTGCTCGGCGTGCCGGATCCGGTGTGGGGCGAGGTCGGCGTCGCCGTCTGCGTGCCGCGCGAGGGCGCGAGCCCCGTGACCGAGTTGGAATTGGCAGGCTACCTCGCGACCAAAATGCCGCGCTACAAAATGCCGAAACGGTTTTTCTTCTGGGAGGCACTGCCAAAGTCTGGCTACGGCAAAATACCAAAACGGCTGGTGCGCGATGAGCTGGAGGCGCGCGGCCTGCTCGATCTCACCACCAAGCAGACGGGTTGA
- a CDS encoding PCC domain-containing protein — MRIIAQPGPPAPERIQWVAARGRAFSFTLQAGLPLLEAARRGFAAEGFTSGTLNIRGGALGPFAYVMPALSKTGENAAFYSDMFRPTGVTRLRMGAMTLGRRDGAAFFHCHALWTEADGRPGGGHILPEETIVAEPFEVEAFGLDGAVFTAAPDPETNFKLFGPVESATTGAKTTHRAFALRLRPNQDFAGALEAFCGGRGIIRAKLHGGVGSIIGARFVDGRIVKPFATEMAVRSGVIAPGADGALDAKLDVALVDYTGGLAEGRLIRGDNPVLMTMELVLEVIEGTVIRVQ, encoded by the coding sequence ATGCGAATCATCGCTCAGCCCGGCCCGCCCGCGCCCGAACGCATCCAATGGGTTGCCGCGCGTGGCCGCGCGTTCTCCTTCACGCTGCAAGCCGGCCTGCCATTGCTCGAAGCCGCGCGCCGCGGTTTTGCGGCGGAAGGATTCACGAGCGGCACACTGAACATCAGGGGCGGGGCGCTCGGCCCGTTTGCCTATGTCATGCCGGCACTGTCAAAGACCGGCGAGAACGCGGCGTTTTATAGCGACATGTTTCGGCCCACGGGCGTCACGCGGCTGAGGATGGGAGCGATGACGCTGGGACGGCGCGACGGCGCCGCCTTTTTCCATTGCCACGCGCTGTGGACGGAGGCCGACGGGCGCCCCGGCGGCGGCCATATTTTGCCGGAGGAGACGATTGTCGCCGAACCTTTCGAGGTGGAAGCCTTCGGCCTCGATGGCGCAGTGTTCACGGCGGCGCCCGACCCCGAGACAAATTTCAAACTGTTTGGGCCGGTGGAGAGCGCGACGACGGGAGCCAAAACGACGCACCGCGCGTTCGCGCTGCGGCTGCGGCCGAACCAGGATTTTGCCGGCGCGCTCGAGGCGTTTTGCGGGGGGCGCGGGATTATCCGTGCAAAACTCCATGGCGGCGTCGGCAGCATCATCGGCGCGCGTTTTGTGGATGGTCGCATTGTAAAACCGTTTGCGACGGAGATGGCGGTCCGGTCCGGCGTCATTGCTCCGGGCGCGGACGGCGCGTTGGACGCCAAGCTCGACGTTGCGCTCGTTGACTATACGGGCGGTCTCGCCGAGGGCCGGCTGATCCGCGGCGACAATCCGGTGCTGATGACGATGGAGTTGGTGCTGGAGGTGATCGAGGGGACCGTAATTCGTGTGCAATGA
- a CDS encoding plasmid maintenance system killer protein, whose product MIRSWRNSAARKVWDGERPNQFRGLDFEAAVDLLLALNVAKSLGDLSPLKSVGLHKLKGDRRGQWGDDSERPLAHLFRISQGRCARGRNR is encoded by the coding sequence ATGATCAGGTCGTGGCGGAATTCTGCAGCCCGCAAGGTCTGGGATGGCGAGCGGCCGAACCAGTTTCGAGGACTGGATTTCGAGGCCGCCGTCGATCTGTTACTGGCGTTGAATGTCGCCAAATCGCTCGGCGATCTCAGCCCCTTGAAAAGCGTCGGCCTGCACAAGCTCAAAGGCGATCGACGGGGACAATGGGGCGATGACAGTGAACGACCGCTGGCGCATTTGTTTCGAATTTCGCAAGGGCGATGCGCACGAGGTCGAAATCGTTGA
- a CDS encoding HigA family addiction module antitoxin produces the protein MAPVVHPGRLLKRELVARKLSANRLSLDIGVPSGRITDILNGRRAITADTAVRLGRYFGNSAQFWLDLQGQYDIGVVEREKGAEITRRVRPADAA, from the coding sequence ATGGCTCCTGTTGTACACCCCGGCCGTTTGTTGAAGCGCGAATTGGTCGCGCGAAAGCTCAGCGCCAACCGCCTGTCGCTGGATATCGGCGTTCCCTCCGGCCGTATTACCGACATCCTCAACGGCCGCCGCGCGATCACGGCCGATACCGCGGTGCGGCTCGGTCGGTATTTTGGCAACAGCGCGCAGTTCTGGCTGGACCTGCAGGGTCAATACGACATCGGCGTGGTCGAGCGGGAGAAGGGCGCCGAGATTACCAGGCGCGTCAGGCCGGCAGATGCGGCATGA
- a CDS encoding AAA family ATPase, with amino-acid sequence MASRRNRTINMPAPYLRRIWLEPSRIADRAAYPFCLPFLQDDFELSFDRPITIIVGENGTGKSTLLEGIAVLAGYDEAGGGKGYMPVDHSNATEVMGGELSEALRAGWLPKITNGWFFRAESFFSIARYLDDAARDVGAPEPDFLSHSHGEGFLRFFEERCQRQGIFIFDEPESALSPARQMEFLKLMRRMEQSTICQIVMATHSPMLMAYPNARLLRLTKYGLDPVTVEQTDHYKVMREFCEDPAGFVEAVIEE; translated from the coding sequence ATGGCCTCAAGACGAAATCGAACCATCAATATGCCGGCGCCGTATCTTCGGCGCATCTGGCTCGAGCCGTCGCGCATCGCCGACCGCGCGGCCTATCCGTTCTGCCTGCCTTTCCTGCAGGATGATTTCGAACTGAGCTTCGATCGGCCGATCACCATCATCGTCGGCGAAAACGGCACCGGCAAGTCCACGCTGCTGGAAGGAATAGCCGTGCTCGCCGGATATGACGAAGCCGGCGGCGGTAAGGGGTACATGCCGGTCGATCATTCCAATGCGACCGAGGTGATGGGCGGAGAGCTTTCAGAGGCGCTGCGTGCGGGCTGGCTGCCGAAGATTACCAACGGTTGGTTCTTCCGGGCAGAGAGTTTCTTTTCGATCGCAAGATATCTCGACGATGCGGCGCGCGATGTTGGCGCGCCCGAGCCAGACTTCCTCTCCCATTCCCATGGCGAAGGTTTTCTGCGCTTCTTCGAAGAGCGCTGCCAGCGGCAGGGCATCTTCATCTTCGACGAACCGGAATCGGCGCTGTCGCCGGCGCGCCAGATGGAATTTTTAAAACTGATGCGGCGCATGGAGCAGTCCACGATCTGCCAGATCGTCATGGCCACGCATTCCCCGATGCTGATGGCCTATCCCAATGCGCGGCTGTTGCGGCTGACAAAATATGGGCTGGACCCCGTGACCGTCGAACAGACGGATCACTACAAGGTCATGCGGGAGTTCTGCGAGGACCCGGCGGGGTTTGTGGAGGCGGTGATCGAGGAATGA